A DNA window from Pseudorasbora parva isolate DD20220531a chromosome 19, ASM2467924v1, whole genome shotgun sequence contains the following coding sequences:
- the LOC137048007 gene encoding sialidase-1-like, with the protein MEFIRQFGILFGIAVLSCARADKSQIDPLIYDEQLLWVGGGAGQVNTFRIPLLTFTLRGSLLAFSEARKMSSGDIGAKFIALRRSTDRGATWSPTSFIVDDGSLADGLNLGSVVVDEETGAVILIYSLCFHHHNCNPSSTMMVQSLDDGFTWSAPRNLSIELGVKSFAPGPGFGIQKRYPPNVGRLVVCGHGSISGDGVFCILSDDHGKSWRYGAALKSIPYNQPKQELDFNPDECQPVELEDGSIVINVRNQNNYHCRCRIIVRSLDGGESLPVEELVFDKTLIDPVVAAGALQKKGVMYFTNPSNTQHRVNLTLRWSLTDGKSWEKEAVQIWAGPSGYSTMTSFNGDSPEDNKYIFVIYEKGHRDYWETISFAKIHLYGGK; encoded by the exons ATGGAGTTTATTCGACAATTTGGGATTTTATTTGGGATTGCAGTGCTTTCCTGTGCGCGTGCGGACAAGTCTCag ATTGACCCATTGATATATGATGAGCAGTTGCTGTGGGTCGGTGGAGGAGCTGGTCAGGTCAACACTTTCAGGATTCCTCTGCTAACCTTCACATTACGTGGTAGTCTGCTGGCTTTCTCTGAAGCCAGGAAAATGTCTTCTGGTGACATAGGGGCGAAGTTCATTGCACTGAGACGCTCCACAGACAGAG GTGCGACCTGGTCTCCCACCTCATTCATAGTGGACGATGGTTCTCTAGCAGATGGGCTGAACTTAGGTTCAGTAGTTGTGGATGAGGAAACTGGCGCTGTGATACTCATCTACTCATTGTGCTTCCACCATCACAATTGCAACCCCTCCAGCACTATGATGGTGCAGAGCCTGGATGACGGGTTCACCTGGAGCGCCCCACGAAACCTGTCCATTGAGCTGGGGGTGAAGAGCTTTGCTCCGGGGCCTGGCTTTGGAATTCAG AAACGTTATCCTCCCAATGTGGGCCGTTTGGTGGTATGTGGCCATGGTTCCATTTCTGGTGATGGAGTCTTCTGTATCCTGAGTGATGATCATGGTAAATCCTGGAGATATGGAGCTGCTCTGAAGAGCATTCCTTACAACCAGCCTAAACAAGAGCTGGACTTCAACCCAGATGAGTGTCAG CCAGTAGAACTAGAGGACGGAAGCATAGTCATCAATGTACGCAACCAGAACAACTACCACTGCCGCTGTCGAATAATAGTACGGAGTTTGGACGGTGGCGAGTCTCTGCCTGTGGAGGAGCTGGTATTTGACAAAACGCTGATTGATCCCGTCGTTGCAGCTGGTGCCCTGCAGAAAAAAGGAGTGATGTACTTCACCAACCCGTCTAATACTCAGCACA GGGTCAATCTAACTCTTCGCTGGTCATTAACTGATGGAAAGTCTTGGGAAAAGGAGGCGGTCCAGATCTGGGCGGGGCCAAGCGGTTATTCGACTATGACGTCATTCAATGGGGATTCTCCAGAGGACAACAAATACATCTTCGTCATTTACGAAAAGGGCCATAGAGATTACTGGGAGACAATCTCTTTTGCCAAAATCCATCTATATGGAGGGAAATAG
- the LOC137048006 gene encoding sialidase-1-like has translation MTKVAVMYQTLSRILLLTVLCSFARNEKMNPAVADEQLLWVGGQTGEVHTYRIPLLTFTSQGSLLAFAEARKLSFKDIGAKFIALRRSTDRGATWSPTSFIVDDGSLADGLNLGSVVVDEETGAVILIYSLCFRRHHCNSSSTMMVQSLDDGFTWSAPQNLNSQLGLKSFAPGPGFGIQKHHQPAIGRLVVCGHGTIAGDGVFCILSDDHGHTWRYGAELKSIPYNQAKKNHDFDPDECQPVELDDGSIVINVRNNKNYHCRCRMVARSLDGGESLPVEELVFDHTLEDPAVAAGALEKEGVLYFTNPANTKSRVNLTLRWSLNHGKSWVKDTLKIWAGPSGYSCMTSLKGNETEDHKYIYIIFEKGQKVYFESISFVKIDLYSDQ, from the exons ATGACAAAAGTTGCCGTCATGTATCAGACTCTTTCTCGGATTTTGCTTCTGACGGTCCTGTGTTCATTTGCGCGAAATGAAAAG ATGAATCCTGCTGTCGCTGATGAGCAGCTGCTCTGGGTCGGTGGTCAAACTGGAGAAGTTCACACCTACAGGATTCCCCTGCTCACCTTCACTTCTCAGGGGAGTCTGCTGGCTTTTGCAGAGGCCCGGAAGTTGTCCTTCAAAGACATCGGAGCCAAGTTCATAGCTTTAAGACGCTCCACAGACAGAG GTGCCACCTGGTCTCCCACCTCATTCATAGTGGATGATGGTTCTCTAGCAGATGGACTGAACCTAGGTTCGGTAGTTGTGGATGAGGAAACTGGCGCCGTGATACTCATCTACTCGTTGTGCTTTCGCCGTCACCATTGCAATTCTTCCAGCACCATGATGGTGCAGAGCCTGGATGACGGGTTCACCTGGAGCGCCCCACAAAACCTCAATTCTCAACTGGGACTCAAGAGTTTTGCTCCTGGACCTGGCTTCGGTATACAG AAACATCATCAACCTGCTATTGGGCGTCTGGTGGTGTGTGGCCATGGCACCATCGCTGGAGATGGAGTATTTTGTATTCTGAGTGATGATCATGGACACACATGGAGATACGGAGCTGAACTGAAGAGTATTCCATACAACCAGGCCAAAAAAAACCATGACTTTGACCCAGATGAGTGCCAG CCAGTGGAGCTGGATGACGGCAGTATCGTGATCAATGTGCGTAACAATAAAAACTATCACTGCCGTTGTCGCATGGTTGCACGCAGTCTGGATGGAGGGGAGTCTCTGCCAGTAGAGGAGCTGGTATTTGATCACACACTGGAAGATCCTGCTGTTGCAGCTGGAGCTTTAGAGAAGGAAGGAGTGCTCTACTTCACCAACCCAGCCAACACTAAAAGCA GAGTGAACCTCACCCTTCGCTGGTCTctgaatcatggtaaatcatgggtGAAAGATACTCTGAAGATCTGGGCCGGGCCAAGTGGATACTCTTGTATGACATCACTTAAAGGCAATGAAACTGAGGATCATAAATACATCTATATCATCTTTGAGAAAGGCCAGAAAGTCTATTTTGAGTCCATCTCCTTTGTGAAAATTGACTTGTACAGTGACCAGTGA